A genomic window from Salvelinus namaycush isolate Seneca chromosome 5, SaNama_1.0, whole genome shotgun sequence includes:
- the LOC120047115 gene encoding thyrotropin-releasing hormone receptor-like: MENVTSIPNNQTLGPWTDYSTEYKVVSIFFVILICGIGIVGNAMVILVVLTTKHMRTPTNCYLVSLAVADLMVLTAAGLPNITQSLYGGSWVYGYVGCLSITYFQYLGINASSCSITAFTIERYIAICHPIKAQFMCTLSRAKKIIVVVWAFTSLYCAMWFYLSDMNELIYDNITLVSCEYKVSRNLYLPFIYFTDFAMFYVVPLMLATVLYGFIARILFLNPLPADPKENTKWKKESCQGNRMMSTNNSSCSTTVRSRRQVTKMLAVVVVLFALLWMPYRTLVVVNSFLDKPYLDLWFLLFCRICIYLNSAVNPVIYNAMSQKFRTSFKKLCHCGPQRLEKPASYSLALTYSAIKDTTNGESPDHFTTEMDELATPTTGDQFLPSTKRISFEDPSLSGRVSLCTP, encoded by the exons ATGGAGAATGTTACTTCAATTCCAAATAACCAAACACTTGGTCCATGGACTGATTATAGCACGGAATACAAAGTGGTCAGCATATTTTTTGTGATTCTCATCTGTGGGATAGGAATAGTTGGAAACGCTATGGTGATACTAGTTGTTCTTACAACCAAACACATGCGGACACCGACTAACTGTTACCTGGTGAGTTTGGCGGTGGCCGACCTGATGGTTCTGACGGCGGCGGGACTGCCGAATATTACACAGAGTTTGTATGGAGGCAGCTGGGTGTACGGATACGTCGGGTGCCTTAGCATAACTTATTTCCAGTACTTGGGCATCAACGCATCTTCATGCTCAATCACCGCTTTCACCATTGAGCGGTACATAGCCATCTGCCACCCCATAAAAGCGCAGTTTATGTGCACTCTGTCAAGAGCAAAGAAAATCATAGTGGTCGTTTGGGCTTTTACCTCGCTCTACTGCGCCATGTGGTTTTATCTGTCTGACATGAACGAGTTGATTTACGACAATATTACCTTGGTCTCATGCGAGTACAAAGTGTCAAGAAATCTTTACCTGCCATTTATCTACTTCACTGACTTTGCCATGTTCTACGTGGTGCCCCTCATGCTAGCCACTGTTCTGTATGGATTTATCGCTAGAATTCTTTTCCTCAACCCATTGCCGGCTGACCCCAAGGAAAATACAAAGTGGAAAAAAGAATCATGCCAAGGAAATAGGATGATGAGCACCAACAATTCATCCTGTAGCACAACCGTCCGCTCTCGCAGGCAG GTGACTAAGATGTTAGCTGTGGTGGTGGTGCTCTTTGCCCTCCTCTGGATGCCCTACCGGACGCTGGTGGTGGTAAACTCCTTCCTGGACAAGCCTTACCTGGACCTCTGGTTCCTACTCTTCTGCCGCATCTGCATCTACCTGAACAGCGCCGTCAACCCTGTCATCTACAACGCCATGTCTCAGAAGTTTCGCACCTCCTTCAAGAAGTTGTGTCACTGCGGTCCACAGCGATTGGAGAAGCCGGCGTCTTACAGCTTGGCCCTGACCTACAGCGCCATCAAGGACACAACCAACGGAGAGAGCCCTGACCACTTCACTACCGAGATGGATGAGCTGGCCACACCCACAACCGGTGACCAGTTCCTGCCCAGCACCAAGAGGATATCATTCGAAGACCCCTCTCTGTCAGGCAGGGTTTCCCTTTGCACTCCCTGA